The genomic stretch TATAGCCATGAGTACAACTGCGGTTGATATTGCAATCTTGGGTCGCCACTTTAAAGTAGGTAGTCCGACTGAAGAAGTTGATGAACTTCATCAAACAGCAGCTGTGCTAAATACTAAGTTAGAAGAAATACGGTCGAAGACCAATATCAAAAATTTAGAGCATTTAGCTGTAATGGCCGCACTTAATTTTTGTCATGAGCTTCGCCAAGAACGTCATAAAACAACAGAATATACTAATACAGTCGATGACCGTATCCAATTGTTACAAGATACAATTGAGCG from Moritella marina ATCC 15381 encodes the following:
- the zapA gene encoding cell division protein ZapA produces the protein MSTTAVDIAILGRHFKVGSPTEEVDELHQTAAVLNTKLEEIRSKTNIKNLEHLAVMAALNFCHELRQERHKTTEYTNTVDDRIQLLQDTIERALVNNKVDSETSIV